A single genomic interval of Helianthus annuus cultivar XRQ/B chromosome 13, HanXRQr2.0-SUNRISE, whole genome shotgun sequence harbors:
- the LOC110901336 gene encoding protein argonaute 1A isoform X1 has translation MVVCIVKHDMEIIHLFTDASSSTIWRSSTFSPMLIPSKSFLTLSLTDMAATAFVEAVHVIDFVKQLLNRNDTTRPLSDADRIKKALKGVKVEITHRGTMRRRFNISGLTSQATRELQFTVGGDGDTVTKYVVDYFKDAYGFSIQHVHWPCLQLGGTHRKNYMPMEVCKIVAGQRYSRKLNERQVTALLKVTCQRPQDREHGILKVMLSNLPMNHHVMCKS, from the exons ATGGTTGTTTGCATCGTCAAGCACGATATGGAGATCATCCACCTTTTCACCGATGCATCGTCAAGCACGATATGGAGATCATCCACCTTTTCACCGATGCTAATCCCATCCAAATCATTCTTGACGCTGTCATTAACAG ATATGGCTGCAACTGCATTCGTTGAGGCAGTGCATGTGATAGACTTTGTCAAACAACTTCTGAATAGGAATGACACAACAAGACCTTTATCTGATGCTGACCGG ATAAAAAAAGCACTTAAAGGAGTGAAGGTTGAAATAACTCACCGTGGAACTATGCGCCGGAGGTTTAACATATCCGGTTTAACATCTCAAGCAACACGCGAGCTACA GTTCACGGTTGGTGGTGACGGAGATACGGTGACGAAATATGTGGTTGATTACTTCAAGGATGCTTACGGGTTTTCCATCCAGCATGTACATTGGCCGTGCTTGCAACTTGGCGGGACCCATAGGAAAAATTATATGCCTATGGAGGTCTGCAAGATTGTAGCGGGCCAGAGGTATTCAAGGAAGCTAAATGAGCGACAAGTTACCGCCCTTCTTAAGGTCACGTGTCAACGCCCTCAGGATCGAGAGCACGGTATTCTCAAGGTAATGTTATCTAATTTACCGATGAACCATCATGTCATGTGTAAAAGTTAA
- the LOC110901336 gene encoding protein argonaute 1A isoform X2: MLIPSKSFLTLSLTDMAATAFVEAVHVIDFVKQLLNRNDTTRPLSDADRIKKALKGVKVEITHRGTMRRRFNISGLTSQATRELQFTVGGDGDTVTKYVVDYFKDAYGFSIQHVHWPCLQLGGTHRKNYMPMEVCKIVAGQRYSRKLNERQVTALLKVTCQRPQDREHGILKVMLSNLPMNHHVMCKS; the protein is encoded by the exons ATGCTAATCCCATCCAAATCATTCTTGACGCTGTCATTAACAG ATATGGCTGCAACTGCATTCGTTGAGGCAGTGCATGTGATAGACTTTGTCAAACAACTTCTGAATAGGAATGACACAACAAGACCTTTATCTGATGCTGACCGG ATAAAAAAAGCACTTAAAGGAGTGAAGGTTGAAATAACTCACCGTGGAACTATGCGCCGGAGGTTTAACATATCCGGTTTAACATCTCAAGCAACACGCGAGCTACA GTTCACGGTTGGTGGTGACGGAGATACGGTGACGAAATATGTGGTTGATTACTTCAAGGATGCTTACGGGTTTTCCATCCAGCATGTACATTGGCCGTGCTTGCAACTTGGCGGGACCCATAGGAAAAATTATATGCCTATGGAGGTCTGCAAGATTGTAGCGGGCCAGAGGTATTCAAGGAAGCTAAATGAGCGACAAGTTACCGCCCTTCTTAAGGTCACGTGTCAACGCCCTCAGGATCGAGAGCACGGTATTCTCAAGGTAATGTTATCTAATTTACCGATGAACCATCATGTCATGTGTAAAAGTTAA
- the LOC110901336 gene encoding protein argonaute 1A isoform X3 — protein MGLSLNIDMAATAFVEAVHVIDFVKQLLNRNDTTRPLSDADRIKKALKGVKVEITHRGTMRRRFNISGLTSQATRELQFTVGGDGDTVTKYVVDYFKDAYGFSIQHVHWPCLQLGGTHRKNYMPMEVCKIVAGQRYSRKLNERQVTALLKVTCQRPQDREHGILKVMLSNLPMNHHVMCKS, from the exons ATGGGACTGTCTTTAAATATCG ATATGGCTGCAACTGCATTCGTTGAGGCAGTGCATGTGATAGACTTTGTCAAACAACTTCTGAATAGGAATGACACAACAAGACCTTTATCTGATGCTGACCGG ATAAAAAAAGCACTTAAAGGAGTGAAGGTTGAAATAACTCACCGTGGAACTATGCGCCGGAGGTTTAACATATCCGGTTTAACATCTCAAGCAACACGCGAGCTACA GTTCACGGTTGGTGGTGACGGAGATACGGTGACGAAATATGTGGTTGATTACTTCAAGGATGCTTACGGGTTTTCCATCCAGCATGTACATTGGCCGTGCTTGCAACTTGGCGGGACCCATAGGAAAAATTATATGCCTATGGAGGTCTGCAAGATTGTAGCGGGCCAGAGGTATTCAAGGAAGCTAAATGAGCGACAAGTTACCGCCCTTCTTAAGGTCACGTGTCAACGCCCTCAGGATCGAGAGCACGGTATTCTCAAGGTAATGTTATCTAATTTACCGATGAACCATCATGTCATGTGTAAAAGTTAA